The Phycisphaerales bacterium AB-hyl4 genome contains a region encoding:
- a CDS encoding TetR/AcrR family transcriptional regulator produces MPRFPRKPGRPRDEALVARRRDEILDVAVAVFAEHGYRLTDVQVIADRLSLGKGTVYRYFPTKEALFLAAVDRGMRRLQSAIDEQVEAEADPVEQMRRAVEAYLAYFDTQPELVELLMQERAEFKDRKQSTYFFYVDQCRADRRERIKALQAEGLMRKLPPDRIIDVMDNVMYGAIFTNHFAGRRKSFQQQADEILDVVMYGCFEPGDRETLKANSRTETRKRPGGSRAGKRKAGQTRRKASS; encoded by the coding sequence ATGCCCCGCTTCCCTCGAAAACCCGGTCGGCCGCGCGATGAGGCGCTGGTTGCGCGTCGGCGTGACGAGATCCTCGATGTGGCGGTGGCGGTGTTTGCCGAGCATGGGTATCGGTTGACGGATGTGCAGGTGATCGCCGACCGGCTGAGCCTGGGCAAGGGCACGGTGTATCGGTACTTTCCGACGAAGGAGGCGTTGTTCCTCGCGGCGGTGGACCGGGGGATGCGTCGGCTTCAGTCGGCGATCGACGAGCAGGTCGAGGCGGAGGCGGACCCGGTGGAGCAGATGCGCCGGGCGGTGGAGGCGTATCTGGCGTACTTCGATACGCAGCCGGAGCTGGTGGAGCTGCTGATGCAGGAGCGAGCGGAGTTTAAGGATCGCAAGCAGTCGACCTACTTTTTTTATGTGGATCAGTGCCGGGCCGACCGTCGTGAGCGGATCAAGGCGTTGCAGGCCGAGGGGTTAATGCGGAAGCTGCCGCCGGACCGGATCATCGATGTGATGGACAACGTGATGTACGGGGCGATTTTCACGAACCACTTCGCCGGCCGACGGAAGTCGTTTCAGCAGCAGGCGGACGAGATATTGGATGTCGTGATGTATGGTTGTTTCGAGCCAGGCGATCGCGAGACGTTGAAGGCGAACAGCAGGACTGAGACAAGGAAGCGGCCCGGCGGCAGTCGGGCGGGCAAGCGCAAGGCAGGGCAGACCCGCAGAAAGGCCAGTTCATGA
- the thiS gene encoding sulfur carrier protein ThiS, protein MNVTLNGEKQDVNARTVRELVEQLGMGKQAVAVEVNRELVPRKLHDSTELNEGDVIELVTLVGGG, encoded by the coding sequence ATGAATGTCACACTCAACGGTGAAAAGCAGGATGTCAACGCACGCACCGTGCGCGAACTCGTCGAGCAGCTCGGCATGGGCAAGCAGGCCGTCGCCGTCGAGGTCAACCGCGAACTCGTGCCCCGCAAGCTCCACGACAGCACCGAACTGAACGAAGGCGACGTCATCGAACTCGTCACCCTCGTCGGCGGCGGGTGA